The sequence below is a genomic window from Pseudorca crassidens isolate mPseCra1 chromosome 7, mPseCra1.hap1, whole genome shotgun sequence.
CATTCCTCTCCCTACACATGGGGGTTCTTCCCCACCCCAGGCAGACTGGAGATGGGACAGTCATCCCAGCACTGTGATAGCCAGGATGAGGAACTACTCTTTTCTTACTAGAGTTTTTGGGGGACTTTCCTGATGGAGATGGCATTTTACCAAAGACCCAGTTGAGTAGATGGGGGGGTGGAGGGCGGATGGTTAGTAAAGAGTGTTCCTGCTgagggaagagcatgtgcaaaggtgcAGAGGCATGGATCATGGGCAGTTCCAGTTGTTGAGGTATGGAGGTGGGGACGGGGAACAGAGGGTCAGGGGGCCAGCAGGGGAGACTGTGGCCCATGGTGTCTTTCACACCCTGATGGACTTAATGCATTCCATGTCATGGTCACTGACTGACAAGGTGGTTGGCAGGGCGTGGCCTCATGCGGGGAGGTACTGTGCCTAGACATGGATGCCCCATTGTTCTACCTCCCTCAGTCCCAGCCCAGGAGTGCAGGCATTGTATGGCAGCAACCAGCCAGGGGCAGGCAGATGGTGGACGGGCCTGGCTGCTGGTCTGGGCTGTTGTCGCAGACTTCAGCTGCAGGCACGGAGTCCAGGCACAGTCGAGGAAGGGGCCGTTGAGGCAGGGATCCACAAAAGGGTCCAAGAACAGCCTGAGCTCGGGGGCTGCTTTGGACCTCCAGGGCAAGGCCTTGGTAGGTCATGGATGGAAGGAGAAAGTCAGCAGTCACAAGAAGTAGCCCAGCTCGAGCCAAGGGAATAGGTGTCCTGGACTGTCACAGCTCACCAGACGGGTCCTGAGACCTGGGACAGGCATTCACCGCCCCCCACTCAGGGGGTGGAACCCTGCCACAGGGTCTCACAGGTCTCGGGGGGTGGACAGTACCCAGGACTTCCCTGCCATAGGCCTGCGGGGCCTGTCTCTGGGATGTTCCCTCAAAGGTGCTGTCTTAGTtcggggctgctataacagaggccacagactgggtgctgtataaacatttatttcaggGGGTTGGAAGGCTGAGATCAAGGCACTGGCTTATTCAGTGTTTGCTCTGCCTGCACCCTTCACCCAGTGGCCTCATTTACTTTTACCCAGATGTCTCTATCACCTACAGTCAGGCGTCTGTCACCTTCACCCAGTAGTGCCCTTTACCTAGTTGTGTCTGTCACTTTCACCGGGCATGTGTCACTGTTACCCAAGCGTGTCTGTCAGAGAGCAGGACAAGCATCAAGAATACCccaggcgggcttccctggtggcgcagtggttgagagtccgcctgccgatgcaggggacacgggttcgtgccccggtccgggaagatcccacatgctgcggagcggctgggcccgtgagccatggctgctgagcctgcgcatccggagcctgtgctccgcaacgggagaggccacaacggtgagaggtccacgtaccgcaagaaacaaaaacaaaaaccaaaaaacaagaatACCCCAGGCATCTGCCCAGGAAGCAATTACCCTCAGAATCAGAATCCTGCTCGCTCACAATGGATGGAGGGGCTACAGACTGGACAGAACATGCTGGGCTGGGCCTCAGGGGTCTGCTGACCTCGAGAACCCCTGCCACCTTCTGAGCTCAGAGTCTGGAGCAGGTGCAGGGACTAGTCCCCTGGTCTGGCTGGCCAATCGGGAAGGTGGCCTCCAGTGTCTCTGCAGCAATAAGAGCCAGTTTACATGGGGAACTGTCTGCAAGAGACCTGGAGTGCGGTGCACATTCACAGCCctgaggaggctgggagggagtggGCACGTTCACAGCATCCCTAACCCTGGACCCTGAACAAGATCAAGAGGAACCTTCACGTGGTGCGCAGCCATTGGGGGATCCGTTCAGCCCATTCAGCTCAGGGTGGCACCTGTGTCCTCCCCACTGAGCACAGACAACTGCACTCCTTTCACCCAATGGGAGTCTGTCCCAGAGAGAACATGCATTAGCTATGCCTTCCAGCAAAGTGGTAAATTCATGAAGCAATTTCCAGAGAACAGTACTTGGAACAGTGCTATCCAGCTCAGGATATCCATGCTCAAGGACAGGTCCCAAGGTTGTgtccctttttacagatgggtaaactaAGGCTCAGAATTCGGAGACACACACCCACAGCCTGCAGTGCAGAGGTGGAGGAGCGAGTGGGAAGCTGCACTGTCCCAGGCTTCAGGGCAGAAAGGAGAGCTCCTATGCCTGGCTCTCCCTTGCCCTGGCCCTCACTTTAATGGCTGGGCATGCAAATGAGTGAACTAGCTCACGAGCTGGCTGAATGAATCAGCCAGAGACCATGTCCTGAAGCTGATTCCTCTGCCTCCCATCTTGTTTCCTTCCCACATGCTCTGAGAGACTAAAACCTGGGAGTGGAACCCCTCCTGGGGCCCCAATGGTAGCGTCGTTCCTGGAGTCAGGCTGTGGGTTCCTCCGGAAACCCCCTATGGAAAATGCAAGCTCATGATGATTCTTGGGTTGACAAACATACTTCTGTTTCCCCAAAGAGGCTGGAGAGGGACGAGCTGACAGGGTGGGGGCAATGGGGAGAGGAGCCCATCAggggccaggcccaggccctggcagccCATGCCTAGTGCGGTGCATGTGTGTATCTGAGCACTGTGCACGTGTACAAGTGCACACTTTtcgtgtatgtgtgcatgtatgtttgtatgcctgtgtgtgcatgtgtacgtgtgtgggGAGGGCACTCTTGGCAGCTGTGTGGTCCTGGGCTCTGAGCTTCCGCTCCCTCATCAGTGATGAGGGTGGTGACAGGGGTCCACATAAAAGACAGGTGCCAGACAaccacagcctgcaggagggTAGTAGGCACTGGGGACGTGGCTCACAGGGCCCCCAGAGCCAAAGGCAGAGCACACTCTTGGACGTGTACACTCACCCTCTTGTGTCCACGAGGGACATTCCCATGACAAGATCCTGAGCCGGAGGCTGGCAGGTGAGACAAATAGGTACAAACACCCTGGTCAAGGGGACAGGCCCATGTCCCCAAGACAAATACAGGGGCTCAGCTCTGAGGACAAGGTGCTGGGTATGGCCAAACCCCAGGCTGTTGGGGGAGGGCGTGAGGAGCCAGAGCCCAAGACTTCAGATGGCACAATTACATTTTTCACCTCTAAAAGTTCTAGAAGTTTTTGtggactcttttttttctgtctcaacCTCCTCTCCACCTGGGATCAGGGACAAGACTTTGTGTTCATTTCTAGGCTCTGACCATATCTGTGTCAACTGAACCCTCCCCAGACCCGCCAAGCGCGGGTCATCACCTCCCGGGTGGAGGGGCTCCATTTCCAAGATAGTAGTAGTATGAGGGGCCTCCAGGGCCCAGGATCTGGGTGTTGGCTCTGGTGACTGGACAGAGACAAGGGGGATGATAGGGGAGGGGGTATCTCCTTGGGACATGTCACAGGAAGGGAATGAAGATGGTGGTGGAGCCCCTCATGCACTGGGTCCCCCCCCTTTCCTGGCTGAGTGATCTCTCCTTTCAGTCTTAGATTCTTCATCAGGAAAGCAGGGACAGCAGCCCACCTCCTGGGGCTGCTAAAAGGAATCAAATTAACACATGCTGGCACTAAGTATCATGAGGCATTTGGTTGGCGCCCCTCCATGGCCCAGGGCTCGGGTAACAGAGCAGCCCAGTGCGCCCTGTCCATCCTCATCCTCGCCACCTGAGGctgagggctggggaaggagggaagatggGCAGGGGCAGGTGTGGGGACCAACAACACCCAGGCAGGGGATGGCAGGAGGGGTTCAAGGTAGGGAGTTCTGGAGAGAAGTAGTGGAAGgtggccagggagggagggaaggggaacaCATGGCAGGGGATATCTGGAGGTGGGCACTGGGGGACACAGCAGGGGTCATCTGGGGCAGGTAGCCCACATGGAGGGGTGAGGCCCAGGCCCACAGGGGTCTGAGAAGGCAGCCTGAGCAGGACCTGGGTCTTGGGTTGGACTCGGGAAGCCAAGAGCCCACAGGGTCAGCCCCAGTTACACATGCTGTCATGTCTTGTGTTGGAATCATCTAGAAAACACTCCTGAGAGAAGGGATAAGACTCAAACATTTAATATTGTTGAGCACCTTTGTACAGTGAAGGTAAAGTGCTGGTTACATAAGTTATACACAGTGAGAAATAAACACTTAGAAAAATCAGCCAGCCCCAGGGCAGCAAGCAGCcaaggtgggcagggaggggatcGGTCAGAGCCCCCCCAGGTCATCTGTGAGGAAGGCCAGCAGGAAGCGGCTGACGTGCCTGTCGACGATGACAGGGGAGAAGCCCAGGACACGCCTGGCCCCTGGCAGCACCTTGGGGTCTGGAAGACAAGGGGGTCTCAGAACCCATCGAGAAGGCGCCTTCTCTCAGCCTCATGGCATCGCCAGCCCCACACCTGAGTGATGTGGGGTCCCCATGCCGAGTGGGCCTGCTTGGCACTGGCTCCCCACACAGGACCTTGACAAGGTCAGCAAGGCAGGAAAGGAACCGCAGGACTGCCACGCTGGGCCACAAGTAGGGGGCCTCAGGTGTAGGCCTCCGTCCATCCGGCAGGGCTCTGCCCCATGGTCTGGAGAGGACTGGGCTGAGGCTTGGCCAGGCAGCACCCACCTGGGGGGCAGCAGTAGACGAGGAGTGCCAGCCCTGCGGCCAGGCCGAGACAGGTCAGGAAGGCCACGGGTCCTGGGGAGAAATGCACGTGAGCAGCTCCCCAAgcccaggagggtgggaggggtccAGAGGCCTCGAGGGACAGGCTCACACCCTGTGCTGGGGTCAGCTGGGCAGGGACACACCCAGTGAGCACCCTGAGGGGGTCTGTCCAACAGGAAGCCAGGAACGGAACCCGACTTGGAATGGAGAAGCCCCCAAGGCAGAGATGGAGCCTTGGGTGGGGGAACAGAGAGAAGGGACATGGGAGGCGGTTACCCCTGTCACTGAGCTCACGGCCTGCGGTGCCCGAGTCTAGCTCTGTGCAATCTGAGTTCTCTGGAAACAAAATCACAGGGTGCAGTTAGTCATGGGTGGGCCAGAGGGTAAGGTGGTTGCCCCGCCCTCGGGAAACCAAGGGGGCTGTCgagccccctcccccagaccACCCAGGCCCCTCAGGTTGTGCCGGTGCTAAGCCCTCCAGGCTGTGTTTGGGGTAAGTCAGCGCCAGACAGGGAACCCTGCACAGTtttgtgtcttctccttttgtcCACTTCATGAGAACTTGAGGACCATGGAGTAGGGGGTTCATTgttccctggcaaccacaaggcACCAAACACAGCGCAAACACCTGCCTGTCCGAAGTCTGATGATGTTGATGTGAGGGCAGGGtgctctttccctttccccagaCCCCACTGGGGCTCCCCCTAACCAGCCAGCTGCCAGACAGCCCTGAGGGCACCCTGGTAGGTACCTGACTCCAGGCAGGCTGTGTGGTCCTGACCTGTGGTGAGAGGACCGTCCCATGCTGGAGCTCAGGGCCCAGTCCTGCCAGCCTGTCCTTGGGGGCAGGGACACTAGCCCCAGGTCCAGCCGAGTGGGCTGAGGCGAGCCACCTCTTCCCTCCTGGCCTCCAGCCTCTCATCCGAGGACTGAGGGACAGTAGCCACTCCTCCTGGGGACCTGGGTGCAGAGGCCTCAGAACTGAGCTGCCATCCTCGCTTGTACCTTCCCTGCACCCAACCTGGCAGCTCAGAGGACCCATTGGGGCTCACAAGCCTCCCGGGCCCACAGGCCAGACCCTCTAAACCAAAACACATGTGTCTTGGACCAGCCATCTGTGTCAGAAACTGTTCTACAGAAACAGCCATGCCATGAGGATCTACCTGGGCGAAAGTGGACACAACCTGCGtcgtgggggttgggggggtcaGTTCACTCAAGGCCGGTACAGCCTACAGCCGTGAGCTATTTCTGATCAGAAGTGTAAGGGTTCCCAGATTCATTAGATTACAGAGGGAAGGGCAGAGCTGCATGCAAGAGATGCTACCTTTTGTGTAAAAACTGGCACAAGAAAAagggagacagagggacagagagacagagacagagagagggagacgtGGAGACAGAAACATCTATATTGTCTGAAATACTCTGAGGGCCATACAAGATGCAACCAGAGGGCAGTCTCTGGTGAAGGGCCGAACCAGAAGATGCCGAGGCCTGGGGACTGGGACACGCACTTACGCAGGGCGTGCCGGCTGGGCAGGCAGCTGTGCAGAGGCTGGGCATGGATGTACAGGGCCCGGTAGAACTCCTGGCAGTCCCGCTCACCGCTCCGCTGCAGGTGGCCCAAGAGGTCGCAGAGACGCACTCGCAGAGATACCTTGGGGTTCCGGaactggaggaggaaggggcacAAGACAAGGTCAGGCTGGAGCACTCTGGGCTCAGCACCCAGCCCCAGCTTCCTCAATGGCTGTGATACCATCTAGGTGCTTGGCACATGCACGGGGAGGTAGCAATTGCTACCACAGCCTCATGCACTCCCATGTGGCACCCAAGACTGTGCTGCATGGCCACTAACCCTTGCACTCCCACTGGAGGCCAGGACACGTCAGCAAGAAAGATGGCGGTGACATTATTCCAAGTGTGGAAACTTAGTGGCTTGCTGACTtggttttcccatttgtaaaaagggaataataaacCCACATGGTAGGGTCATTACAGGGAATCTCTGAGGTAATGATAATTTCTAGTTTACACTCTACAGGAATGtgattcaagttttaaaaaataaatcaagggttaaggagaaaaaaaggtggCTTTTTTGATGTGGTTGACTGAAAAATATGTGGTTGTAAAGGTCAATGGACAGGGTACTTGGCATTGACCCCCAGAACCTGGAGGCCATGGCTCGGTGCTGCCACCTGGTGGTGGTGTACCATGCTACAAGGAACTAGAGTCAAACCACAAAGGTACAGAAACTGCAAAGCAAAGGCAGATGTGCAGCAGAAGCCATGGGTACCTATGAGGAAAGGAACTGTAGTTTTGTGTGTGGAGgagtttcctttttctcatgTAAACATATGagcttttcaaattgtttttttacAATGAATGTGTATTCGACTTTTAATTACAAGATATAAATTTGAGCCCCTACTTTTTAACTCACTGTACTACTTCTGTAACTTAAGAAGCATCTGGGCCAGTAGCAGGGTCCGTGTTGATTCTAGTTCTGTTGAGGATCAATCTCACCTGTCCCTAGGAGAGACCCCAACCCTCCAAATAGCTCTGCACGTGAAACTGTTACCCTGTGCCAAGGCAGGAAGCTCAGGTCCAAGAGGAGAAGAGCTCGCTCAGTCACCCAGATGGGAGGCAGGTCCTGCACCCCAAAGCCTCGGCTGGTCTCTagcacccacccccagccccatgggGGAGCCAGAGAAGTGGGTGGGGCGAGCAAGGAGCACCCACTCTCACCCAGTGTCCCTGAATAGGATGGGCCAGATTACACCCAAAACGTTTGCCCACTTTGAACTTTTGGAAAATTCAGAGTGAAGAGCCCTATGGCACTGGGTAGGGCCTGTCTGGTATCCCtgatcccctcccaccccagcactCCCCCTGTTCCCCTCCCAGGTTTGTCTCATGTTGTGGCATGTTATCACATGTCTCCTGTGATCCTCCCAGCATTCTGGAAGGGGCCagaaggcctgatgacatataaagAGACTAGGGCTCAAAGAGCTGATGTTCTGGGCCCAAGGTCACCCTAAGGAGACAGGTTTTCACCTCCAAGCTGTCCTGCCCCCCGCTTCTCCCAGCCCAGAGAGGAAAGGGATGGGAAAGCAGCCTCAGGTTCCTTGGCACCTTTTCTGCATCCTTGTCGCTGAGTATCTGGGGGTAGTAGCGGTTCAGCTGGAGGATAATCCTGTCCACCTGCTGCTCACTCAGGCGCCCAAGGCCTGTGAGGAAAGGCATGTCCTGGACCAGGCGGTCACAGTAGGTCTGCTCTGAAACAGAAGCATACAACACAGAGGGAATGAGCCAGCTCAGCCCAAAAAGGGGGTGGCGAGACCCACACAGCATGATGCAGCCATGGCAGGGACCCCTCGCAGCAAGGTCCCCATGCCCACCGAGAGGTGTACCAGCTGTAAGCATCTGGACAACTGCTGACATCCCAGCTCACGAACAGCCCAGAGTTCCCCCATGTCACGCCAACACCCTTGCCAGaaagtggggtgggtgggtgcagTGATAAAGGTTCAGAGTGCTCAAAAGCAGAGCAGAGCCTCTGGCTCCTATCTTTTATGCCTGAGAGCTTATTGCAAAAAAACTCAGAAGGGCGAAGAATCTGCTGTCTGTTGGGCCCCCTCAGTGCCCTCTGGAAATAGCCAGGCCCGAGGAAGGGCACGGGCAGCCTGGAGAAGGCCCAATCTCAAAGCTCCTACAATCGCTGTTGTTGTTTGGAGTGGCCTGTGCTGGCATGGCCACCAGACACAGTGTATCTGCAAGGCCTTGAGAAGCTGACACCAACAGCAGACCAGCATGCTTGCTGCCCAGGAGGCTGGGGaatgccttttcttttgttttttctttcagagtCACCATTAAAGCATCACTGTTGCACTGTCTTTCCCATTAAGAATGTCCCTTAGAATGACAAGTCTTTAAAggcaaggggtggggagaggttggTGGGTAGTTGACAAAGAAATCTCTGAATCTCTGAGGGAGGGTCCCAAGTTCCTGCAGCACTAGCTGCCTGAACAAGTGCACCACCTTACCTACCTGTGGCAGCTTGTCCTGTTTCCTGGTGGACCCAGGGGATGGGGGTAGGCAGAGCTGTATAGGAGGAGAGTTTTTGTATGTGACTGAAGTTAAGTTGGTATCAATTCAAATTAGATAGCTGTAACTTTAGGGTATTATGTATaatcctcatggtaaccacaaagaaaatgtcCATAGAATACacacaaaaggaaatcaaaatgtgttactacagaaaatcaacacaaaagacgggaagaaatgaaggaaaaaaagctatgagacatacagaaaacaaatagcaaaaaggCAGAAACAAGTTATCCCTTATcggtaattactttaaatgtaaatggattatacTCTCTAATCAAAAGACTTAGATTAGCAAAGTGGATTTGTAGTCtcatgatttataataagaaatatatatttgatctttGTCCCAATTCCTGGCACACAGTTTCTAAAACCCaagtaatttcctaagtgatgagagctgTGAAGGTGGAAGGATATCTTTTGTTACTCATAACAAGCCCCTTCCAACCTCATCTGACTTTGTATTAATGAGGTGATTTTGGGAAAGCCCCTAAATAACCACAGGGTGGGAGCTGATTACGAGTGGAACCGACCACGTAATTCGAGGGGTGGAACTTTTAGTCCTCCCCATCTCACTTCCCCCTGCAatgtctggggaggggagaggggctggaggttcaATCAATCACCAGTAGTCAATGATTTAATAAGTCATTCCTACCTAAGGAAGCCTGCATAAAACCCCCCAAAAATGGGGTTTGGAGCACTCTAAGTTACTGA
It includes:
- the CARD19 gene encoding caspase recruitment domain-containing protein 19 isoform X2, with the protein product MPFLTGLGRLSEQQVDRIILQLNRYYPQILSDKDAEKFRNPKVSLRVRLCDLLGHLQRSGERDCQEFYRALYIHAQPLHSCLPSRHALQNSDCTELDSGTAGRELSDRGNRLPCPFSLFPHPRLHLCLGGFSIPSRVPFLASCWTDPLRVLTGCVPAQLTPAQGVSLSLEASGPLPPSWAWGAAHVHFSPGPVAFLTCLGLAAGLALLVYCCPPDPKVLPGARRVLGFSPVIVDRHVSRFLLAFLTDDLGGL
- the CARD19 gene encoding caspase recruitment domain-containing protein 19 isoform X1 codes for the protein MTEQTYCDRLVQDMPFLTGLGRLSEQQVDRIILQLNRYYPQILSDKDAEKFRNPKVSLRVRLCDLLGHLQRSGERDCQEFYRALYIHAQPLHSCLPSRHALQNSDCTELDSGTAGRELSDRGNRLPCPFSLFPHPRLHLCLGGFSIPSRVPFLASCWTDPLRVLTGCVPAQLTPAQGVSLSLEASGPLPPSWAWGAAHVHFSPGPVAFLTCLGLAAGLALLVYCCPPDPKVLPGARRVLGFSPVIVDRHVSRFLLAFLTDDLGGL
- the CARD19 gene encoding caspase recruitment domain-containing protein 19 isoform X4, whose amino-acid sequence is MTEQTYCDRLVQDMPFLTGLGRLSEQQVDRIILQLNRYYPQILSDKDAEKFRNPKVSLRVRLCDLLGHLQRSGERDCQEFYRALYIHAQPLHSCLPSRHALQNSDCTELDSGTAGRELSDRGPVAFLTCLGLAAGLALLVYCCPPDPKVLPGARRVLGFSPVIVDRHVSRFLLAFLTDDLGGL
- the CARD19 gene encoding caspase recruitment domain-containing protein 19 isoform X5, which translates into the protein MTEQTYCDRLVQDMPFLTGLGRLSEQQVDRIILQLNRYYPQILSDKDAEKFRNPKVSLRVRLCDLLGHLQRSGERDCQEFYRALYIHAQPLHSCLPSRHALRPVAFLTCLGLAAGLALLVYCCPPDPKVLPGARRVLGFSPVIVDRHVSRFLLAFLTDDLGGL
- the CARD19 gene encoding caspase recruitment domain-containing protein 19 isoform X6; translation: MTEQTYCDRLVQDMPFLTGLGRLSEQQVDRIILQLNRYYPQILSDKDAEKFRNPKVSLRVRLCDLLGHLQRSGERDCQEFYRALYIHAQPLHSCLPSRHALRKTRGLPDLSRPGRRAGTPRLLLPPRPQGAARGQACPGLLPCHRRQARQPLPAGLPHR
- the CARD19 gene encoding caspase recruitment domain-containing protein 19 isoform X3, translated to MTEQTYCDRLVQDMPFLTGLGRLSEQQVDRIILQLNRYYPQILSDKDAEKFRNPKVSLRVRLCDLLGHLQRSGERDCQEFYRALYIHAQPLHSCLPSRHALRKTRGLPDLSRPGRRAGTPRLLLPPRWVLPGQASAQSSPDHGAEPCRMDGGLHLRPPTCGPAWQSCGSFPALLTLSRSCVGSQCQAGPLGMGTPHHSGVGLAMP